From Amia ocellicauda isolate fAmiCal2 chromosome 12, fAmiCal2.hap1, whole genome shotgun sequence, a single genomic window includes:
- the LOC136764151 gene encoding chymotrypsin-like protease CTRL-1 — translation MNRQTDRRMLWIACCLALMGSALAGCGVPSIKPLISGYNRILNGHNAVSGSWPWQVSLQDSTGFHFCGGSLINEYWVMTAAHCGVTPGQHRAILGEYDRSSNAEPIQDKSIARVITNPQHNSKTFDSDIALVKLSSPALLTDRVQPVCLATSTTNFAAGTQCVTTGWGHTGIVASPPCLQQVSMPLMSQAICQLYWGTQITNNMMCAGAAGASTCLGDSGGPLVCESGGVWQQVGIVSWGFYNCYVYFPGVFTRISALRSWIDVTVATN, via the exons atgaacagacagacagacagaagaaTGCTGTGGATTGCATGCTGTTTGGCCCTAATGGGGTCTGCGCTGG ctggttGTGGAGTGCCCAGTATCAAGCCGTTGATCAGCGGCTACAATAGGATCTTGAACGGACACAACGCGGTGTCAGGGTCCTGGCCCTGGCAGGTGTCTCTGCAG GACTCCACTGGTTTCCATTTCTGCGGCGGATCCTTAATCAACGAGTACTGGGTGATGACTGCAGCCCACTGTGGAGTCAC CCCTGGCCAGCACAGAGCCATCCTGGGGGAGTACGACCGCTCCTCCAACGCTGAGCCGATTCAGGACAAGAGCATCGCCAGg gtCATCACAAACCCCCAACACAACAGCAAAACCTTTGACAGCGACATCGCCCTGGTAAAGCTGTCCTCCCCTGCCCTACTCACTGACCGCGTCCAGCCGGTCTGCCTGGCCACCTCCACCACCAACTTCGCTGCCGGCACTCAGTGTGTGACCACAGGCTGGGGCCATACTGGAATCGTtg cCTCTCCCCCTTGCCTCCAGCAGGTGTCGATGCCCCTGATGTCTCAAGCAATCTGCCAGCTGTACTGGGGCACCCAGATCACTAACAACATGATGTGTGCAGGGGCTGCTGGGGCCTCCACCTGCTtg ggaGACTCAGGTGGCCCTCTGGTGTGCGAGAGTGGGggtgtctggcaacaggtgGGCATCGTGTCCTGGGGGTTTTACAACTGCTACGTCTATTTTCCCGGTGTGTTCACACGCATCTCGGCCCTGCGCTCCTGGATTGATGTCACGGTGGCCACCAACTAA